The genomic interval ATAAACCTGCCACTGTTGCGTTTGCGTTAAATCTGATTTACTTTCTCCTGCTTGTCCTATGAACGGAACAACGATTTTTTCACCATCTTGAATGAATTCCGCTAAATTTAGTTGATTGATATCCGCTTGTTTCGTGGTATCGCCTGCAGTGGTTATTGCATCATAGAGTCGGCTGCCGAATGGAAGATGATATATTCCCGGGTTATTTACCGCACCGGTTATATGGACGATAACCGTTTGCCCGGAATAAGCGTTCGGTGCTGAACCAGCTAGTGTGGATTGAATATTTGCAAGAGCAGGGGTAACGGTTACCGTCTCGCGACTATTTAAATATTGTTTTACGCCAAATCCAACTAAGATGACTCCGAGTAGGAATAAGATTACTAACTGCTCCTGCTTTGTCAGATTAAACATAGTATATAAAAATTATAGCGATTGCATGGGATTATAAGACAGATTAATCCGTTACTAATATTACCTTTTTCTATTAAAATAGCGTAATCTATTTCAATTTGTCAACTCTGCTAAAAATAATATATACTTTTAATGGACGAAAAAGCAAATTAATGATAGTGTAATTACTATCTCACTGTTTCTCCGTTTTTCGGATGCTTAGTTTTTCAGTTAATTTATTCTATGAATAGAATTAAAATACTGCCAGAACATGTGGCAAACCAAATCGCAGCTGGAGAGGTGGTTGAGCGCCCGGCATCGGTGGTGAAAGAGCTGGTAGAAAATGCGATTGATGCGAATGCAAGCCAGATAACTATTGAAATTAAAGGGGCTGGGAAAAAATATATCCGCGTTGCAGATAATGGTTCTGGAATGACTCGCGCCGATGCGGAACTTGCAGTCGAACGGTTCGCCACCAGTAAACTCGAATCAGTATCCGATTTAACGGCGATTAAAACGCTTGGTTTTCGCGGAGAAGCGCTCCCGAGCATTGCGTCTGTTTCAAAGTTTGAGTTGGTCACCCGGTCGGAAGAGAGTATTAGCGGAACGAAAATTATTATTGAAGGTGGAATGAAAAAAGAGATAACTGAAATTGGTGCGCCAGTCGGCACCACGGTTAAAGTCCAGAACCTATTTTATAATACACCCGCACGATTAAAATTTCTAAAATCTGATACTACCGAAACCGCACAAATCATCGCCACAGTCAGTCATCTCGCTCTCGGATACCCGCAAATATACTTTAAACTCTTAATTGACGGAAAAGAAATCTATAATCTGCCACCTGTATCTGAAATTCTGGGTCGAATCATTGCTATCTTCGGGAAAGAAACTGAATCGGAATTAATTCCGCTTCCCAGCCCGAATATGGTGTCAGCTTGTGTGGTGTCCGGCTATATTGCTAAACCAAGTTTGTCCCGGAATAACTGGTCTGGGTTTATGAGTTATGTTAACCGCAGGTTTGTTTCCAATCGGACAATAACCCGTGCGGTGTTCGATGGATATCATACATTACTACCGGTACAGCGATATCCGGTTGGCGTCCTTTTTATATCAATCGACCCGAAATTGGTAGATGTGAATGTACATCCGACGAAACGCGAAGTCCGATTCGTTCACGAGAAAGAAATTTATGAAACGATACTTGAAACTATCCGATTTGCGTTACATCAAGTAATGTTGATTCCAGATATTAAAGAACCAATAGAAAAAGAAATGCCAAGTTCCAAACCCCAAATTCCACATACACTCCACATACCAAAATCCAAACCGAAAGAACCGGAACCGAAAATTCAAACCCAGTTTGCGATTACACCGACCATTCCAGAATCGGTTATATCCACTAGCCAGGATACAGTTCCTTCGCCGCAAGAAAAACCTAGAGAGCTGAATATTCATGCTTCACCGGTATCACAATCTACCCTCCGCATTCTGCAATCTGAGACTAAACCTTCAGAGTTTCCGCAAATGGAACCGTTAGCGCAACTAGATGAAACTTACATCCTCTGCCGGTCGGGTGAAGATTTACTGATTATCGACCAGCATGCGGCGCATGAACGGATTCTTTACGACCGGCTAATGCCGAAAATTAAGAACCAAGAATCAATCACCCAACTGCTGTTATTCCCGCAAACCATTGAACTTCCGGCAAAAGAAGCAACGGTTCTCGCCGAATATAAAGATGAATTGCAGAAGTATGGATTTGAACTCGACCATCTTGGTGGGAACACTTATACGCTTCGTGCCGTACCGGAAATAGTGGTTGATACTGACTATCGTCAACTCATTCTCGACATTATTGATAATTTAACAACTATTGGGAAGAAATTGCCGACTGAGGAAATACAGGAGCGGATGGTAACGTTCCTCGTTTGTCGTGCTGCAGTTAAATCCGGTGATATCCAGCAGATGCCGGAATGGAAGAAACTCATATACGATTTACAGAATACCACTTCACCTTACACCTGCCCGCATGGACGACCAACAGCTATACGTCTTTCGAAAGAAGAACTGGAAAAACGATTTAAAAGAACCTAATCTAAAAGATTCAATTCAAATTCAACCTTTTTAAATTTAAATTTTGCAATGCTAATTATGCATTTGAAAATACATTATTCGATTTTATATTTTTTCATCCGGTAGCCGAGAGTACGTCGGGTTATTCCAAGTAATTTAGCCGCTTTACTCTGATTATGCTGGGTCTTCAGGAGTGCACTTTGAATCAGTCGACGTTCCATTTCTTCTAAAGTTATCCCTTCTTCAAGAACCGCATCCGCTTTGGTTGCCAGTTGTTCCTGACTACTCTGAATTGGGATAGGTAAATCTTCCGGAAGGATAACCTCGCCATTGCCCATAACCAGCGCATGTTCAATAGCATTTTCGAGTTCACGAATATTGCCCGGCCAATGGTATTGCATAATCAAAGATAAGGTTGTCGGATGCAGTTTCGGTTTCTTTTTAGTAGCGGATTCACTAGCTGAACTAAACCGGGTTAAAAAATGGTCGATTAATGCCGGAATATCTTCTTTGCGTTCCCGCAATGGCGGGAGATAAATACTTACCACATTCAGCCGATAATATAAATCTTCGCGAAACTCTTTTTTCCGCAGCGCTTCTTCAAGATTTTTATTCGTGGCAGCGATAACTCGAACATCAACGGTAATCGTTTGTGTATCTCCAACGCGTTCAAATTGCCGCTCTTGGAGAACGCGGAGCAGTTTCACCTGGGTAGATAACGGAATATCACCAATTTCATCGAGAAAAATCGTCCCGGTATTAGCTAATTCGAACCGTCCTTCGCGGTCACGAATCGCACCAGTAAACGCGCCTTTCACATGACCGAATAACTCTGATTCCAATAATCCTTCTGGCAACGCCGCACAGGTCGCTTTAACAAACGGTCCTTGGCTCCGGGGAGAAAGAGCATGGATCGCCTGCGCAACCAATTCTTTTCCTGTCCCACTTTCCCCGCGAAGGAGAACTGTGGTTGAAGTCGGTGCAACTTTTCGGATTTTTGCAAACACTTCTTGCATTGGTTTACTGGTTCCAATAATATTTTCAAGTGAATATTTTTTACCGACCTCTTGTTTTAATCGAATATTTTCCCACTGCAACTGGATCTGCGAAATAAGGTTTTTAACTTTCAATCGCAATTCATCAAGTTTAACCGGTTTGATAAGATAATCTTTTGCGCCGGATTTAAGCGCGTCTACTGCCGTTTCAACCGTAGCATATGCGGTTACGAATAGAACTGCGGTTTCCGGATTATTCCGTTTAATCCAGCGGAATAACTCTAATCCATCGATATGTGGCATCCGCAAATCGGTGATAACGATATCAATCAGTTCCTGTTTCATAATCCGAATCGCTGATTCGCCACTATGTGCTGAATAAACCGTATATCCATCTTTTTCAAGCGCTTGTCGAAATATTTCCGCTTGTTTCGGTTCATCATCAACGACGAGAATGGTTATCTCATTATCACTAACTGACATAAACCAAGTTAAAAACGAAAAAACGGAGAAACTGAAATATTATATAAGCTAGCGGCTTGGTTTGTTTCTCCGTTCTTTTGCTCTTTCGTTCTTCCGTTGGATTTTGTTTTGGCTTGTGAGTGTTTGCATCTAAGGTTTTCCTTTTGCTACGGTCTCCAGTGACCAGGAATCCAAATCCAATCGCTCCCGTTCCAACTCCAGTGCCCAGGAACCCAACGTGGACCCGGAGGTGGTCCT from bacterium carries:
- the mutL gene encoding DNA mismatch repair endonuclease MutL; translation: MNRIKILPEHVANQIAAGEVVERPASVVKELVENAIDANASQITIEIKGAGKKYIRVADNGSGMTRADAELAVERFATSKLESVSDLTAIKTLGFRGEALPSIASVSKFELVTRSEESISGTKIIIEGGMKKEITEIGAPVGTTVKVQNLFYNTPARLKFLKSDTTETAQIIATVSHLALGYPQIYFKLLIDGKEIYNLPPVSEILGRIIAIFGKETESELIPLPSPNMVSACVVSGYIAKPSLSRNNWSGFMSYVNRRFVSNRTITRAVFDGYHTLLPVQRYPVGVLFISIDPKLVDVNVHPTKREVRFVHEKEIYETILETIRFALHQVMLIPDIKEPIEKEMPSSKPQIPHTLHIPKSKPKEPEPKIQTQFAITPTIPESVISTSQDTVPSPQEKPRELNIHASPVSQSTLRILQSETKPSEFPQMEPLAQLDETYILCRSGEDLLIIDQHAAHERILYDRLMPKIKNQESITQLLLFPQTIELPAKEATVLAEYKDELQKYGFELDHLGGNTYTLRAVPEIVVDTDYRQLILDIIDNLTTIGKKLPTEEIQERMVTFLVCRAAVKSGDIQQMPEWKKLIYDLQNTTSPYTCPHGRPTAIRLSKEELEKRFKRT
- a CDS encoding helix-hairpin-helix domain-containing protein, with translation MFNLTKQEQLVILFLLGVILVGFGVKQYLNSRETVTVTPALANIQSTLAGSAPNAYSGQTVIVHITGAVNNPGIYHLPFGSRLYDAITTAGDTTKQADINQLNLAEFIQDGEKIVVPFIGQAGESKSDLTQTQQWQVYAPPAGGALALPSSKSRQSGKINVNTASQSELETLPGIGPKLAQRIIQYRQEHGAFQRVEDLILVSGIGPKKMEQIKDSITVR
- a CDS encoding sigma-54 dependent transcriptional regulator, with amino-acid sequence MSVSDNEITILVVDDEPKQAEIFRQALEKDGYTVYSAHSGESAIRIMKQELIDIVITDLRMPHIDGLELFRWIKRNNPETAVLFVTAYATVETAVDALKSGAKDYLIKPVKLDELRLKVKNLISQIQLQWENIRLKQEVGKKYSLENIIGTSKPMQEVFAKIRKVAPTSTTVLLRGESGTGKELVAQAIHALSPRSQGPFVKATCAALPEGLLESELFGHVKGAFTGAIRDREGRFELANTGTIFLDEIGDIPLSTQVKLLRVLQERQFERVGDTQTITVDVRVIAATNKNLEEALRKKEFREDLYYRLNVVSIYLPPLRERKEDIPALIDHFLTRFSSASESATKKKPKLHPTTLSLIMQYHWPGNIRELENAIEHALVMGNGEVILPEDLPIPIQSSQEQLATKADAVLEEGITLEEMERRLIQSALLKTQHNQSKAAKLLGITRRTLGYRMKKYKIE